DNA from Clarias gariepinus isolate MV-2021 ecotype Netherlands chromosome 8, CGAR_prim_01v2, whole genome shotgun sequence:
ACCGCACAACCCCGAGTGTGTTGGTGCTGTCTCATCAGGGTGAAGACGCCTCACACTGCAGGTTGTGTGTATTCAGCACCGGTGGTGCGAGTCCGCTGCTGATGTCACAGCGATTACAGCAGCCATAAACGCTCGGTCCCTAAACTGCCCCGCCTCCCACACCCGCCCCGCCTCattcagtctgtctctctgcacACACTcagaagagagagacacactCAAAGCCTGTTGCGTGGTGTGAGTGAGAAACATCAGATCAGTGTGTAAACTCCTCTGTGCTGGaggtttaggtgtgtgtgtgtgtgtgtgtgtgagagagagagagagagctgtgaaCTGCAGCTCTCCCTCTGTTACACAGCGCTACACTgttacactggagactcctcccCCATGCGTTCCTGggtataggctccgccccctgcaACTCAGTTCAGGATGGGTGCTGTAGGGAATGAGTGAGAGACGATTAGTTTAATAATAGCcgttgctatggaaacgatgATGTATATCAGAGCCGCTGTTATAGAGGATTAataaacaccttctgaccagtcATGAGCTGTAACTCATAGTGAACACGCGTGACATTAGGTGTAAGGTACCAGAAATtgtgaaactgtgtgtgtgtgcgtgtgcgcgcgggGTTAACACTTTTAGTTCTATGCTGACCTATTAtttgcactcacacacacacacacagacacacacagacatgataAATCTGTGTATGCAAATGTGTGAGATAAAGTGATAATAAGTGATGTAATGTTAACTGAGTCACATAAtgacacgtcacacacacatgctcacacacacacactctctctctctcacacacacacacacatacatacgctCAGATTACCAGcaacctgaacacacacactcataaccAACAAACACTGTTTTTCTGCCCTAATATTGCTTTCTTGTATCTTTTTTGTAatctttccttttattattttaaaacaacacacacacaattttgtttttctttcttctctctctctctcttcctcttctccCGTTCCACACATTAATATTCTCCTGTCTGCTGCTatctgtgtgtatctgtatatgtgtgtgtgtgtgtgtgtgtgtgtgtatccccAGTGGAGCATCCATCAGTGCTTAATGGAAGAAAACCTGAAACAGGACACCAGTGCAGAGAGCGATACCCAACTCTTCTccttctgagtgtgtgtgtgtgtgtgtgtgtgtgtaccacaAATCTCTGTATTAGACCCCTAGACAGCTCAGGATGTCGCTCCGTACTGAAACAACATGGCTGCCACAAGGCTGCAGAATGAGGctcagtacagtgtgtgttattttaactaatgtgtgtgtgtgtgtgtgtgtgtaggtgcagTTACAGGTACACCCGAACCTGTCTGCTAAAGAAGATGCTCTGCAGCACATCGAGGAGCTCATACTGCAGCTGCTCAACATGCTGTGTGTCAGTCAGCCCAGGACTGTCCCTGACGTagaggtgcacacacacacacacacacacacacacacacactgaggctaTCCAGATGAGCTGATCAGTCTGTTAATGCAGTTCATTATAAAGTGTTTAACATAATAACTTTCTCAATCTGAGTGTTACACATGCGAGTTTGTGTCacaatacactcacacacacacacacacactgaggaacAATGCAAccgcacaacacacacacacacacacacacacacactcctgtgacATGTCACCATTGGTGTTGCAGAGTTTTATAGATTTCAGCACAGTTGTGACACTGACCGTGAGCCAGagagtgtgtggagtgtgtggagGCCCCAACACACTCCACACAGTGTGGGCGGGGGGTGTGCTGTACACTagaagtacagtacacacacacacacctgccaccAAGTGAGGGTCCGTGAGTGACCACCTGTCTACCAACGTCTCTACTCTTTGGCAACACGAGTGTAAATAATTGTCACACCAATAAAGTagcttgagagagagagagagagactctgatCACTTCTCAGTCTGTTCAGTTCTGTAGTCATTCTGTTTCTTCTTTTGTGGtgttcttcctcctcctcctcctccctggGTTCTCAGGAGCGGATCCAGAAGACGTTCCCGTACCCCATAGATAAGTGGGCCATGGCCGACGCCCAGTCAGCTATAGAGAAACGCAAGCGCAGGAACCCTCTCCTACTTCCTGTGGACAAGATCCATCCTTTACTGAAGGttaactctcacacacactcacacacacaccatacaagGACTTTAGGTTTGCTGTTTTCATCCActgttttagcttgttgtgaaGGCGGAGCTTACCCTGCTGAAGGTCTCTGATTGGTCAATCACAACCTCACCTCCTATTTTTGGCTTTTTAAGCATTTCTAATGAGAGCAACCTGCAAACATATTCCCAGTCGCaggagagaagtgtgtgtgtgtgtgtgtgtgtgtgtgtgtgtgtgttctcttctTGCATGTAAAATCCATTTAGTACAGACAGAACAGATGTAATAGATTGCATGGTATGTGTATGCTGttgtgtgcatggtgttatAATTTAGTATCGGTgctgaggttgtgtgtgtgtgtgtgtgtgtgtgtgtgtgtgcgcgcgtgtgtataCATGCAGAAGAGAACAGAGTGTAAATATAGAGCAGAGTGATCAGACTGTATAGGGAGTCTCATTTCCTCCTGAGACGGCTCCATCCACAGGCGTGTAGTGTGCAGACGTGATGATGGTGTTGATGGATGACGGGGGCTGTGCCATTCTCGTTAAAATGTGAATCAAACTTTTTCTCCATGAGAATTGAGATCACGTTTCTGATTCtcattttttcaaaataaattattgcaCTAAAGtagaaaaacaaaaggaaaaaaaacaggactttcatttataataaagtcCTGGTGTaacaatttcttttctttattttagaaCCCATAAAGTGAAAAAAGCTTTAAGTTGTTGAACAAAAGAGAATGTTAACTATAATTTATAAACATAAGCAAAACCCCCCACCCCTGAAAATCAGTGCAGACGTTTACTGACTAACTAATAGAATCTTATTGTACAGTCTGaccatttttatatatagtatgttgtgtgtttaaaaaaaacataaggacACAATTTTCtgatagaaataaaattatgaagTATGTGTGTCtgaaattatgtttaataaacagcTCATCTGTATCCAGAGGTAGTCTATGGCTGAAACATTGAAGCCTTGTCCAGTTGTTCAGGGAGGCTGTTTTTACAATGTTTACTCCACTGTCTGTggtgatgcatttttttaaataatcttttccTCCTCCAAACTCCTGGTGTTTAGACTTTCCTTTAGTCCCTGTTCCAGTTCCTCTCCAGAGAGTTAAACAGGGAAGAACGCCAACTGTAGAAGACACTTTTCAAGTTGAAGTCACTTGATACTTGATCAGAAATCACATCGCATTTATGTATGCGACTCAACACACAGCCCTGTGGGACGCCTGTGGTGTGGGCCCAGGTGTAACCGCGTTAAAGCTGGAGCTGAACAGCTCCCCTAGGTGGGgtcagtgcagtgtgtgagtgtgtgagtgtgtgagtgtgtgagtgtgtgagtgtgtgagtgtgtgagtgtgtgtgtgtgaagccttATTAAGAGTCTAAACGAGAACATGTGCatttctaaatgtaaaaataaactctcttcctctctcacacaaacacacgcacacacacacttcaccgtGCCGTGTTTTCTGTCTCCAGGAGGTGTTGGGTTATAAGATAGACTACCACGTGTCCCTGTACATCGTGGCCGTGTTGGAGTACATCTCAGCCGACATCCTCAAACTGGCCGGGAATTACGTGGGAAACATCCGACACTACGAGATCAGCCAGCAGGACATAAAAGTCTCCATGTGTGCAGATAAGGTAacattctaacacacacacacacacacacacacagaaaagctGCTGTGTGGTTATTAAAGAtaatgtttgtctgtgtgtgtgtgtgtgtgtgtgtgtgcaggtgctgATGGACATGTTTGATCAGGAGGAGGTGGGTTTGGTGTCTCAGTGTGCGGAGGAGGACTCGTCCACAGGTGAGCTGACCTACGATGACCTGGTGCGGTTGGAGATGGCTGAGGAGCGACAGTACCTGCGCGAGCTCGACCTCATCATCAAAGTGTTCCGCAGGGCGTTCCTGTCCAGCAGCAAACTCTTCAGCCCGCAGGTGAGTCTCTGCACAGAGACGAACTGGGCCGCAGGACTGGAAATTGTGGGTGTGGCTTTAAGTCCATATATGGGAGTCTTCCTAGAGTGAAGAAGAATGTGTTTTAATGTAGTCACAGATTTTGTCATCGTGCTAATTAACATGAACATAACCGTCATAACCTCCGTCTCTTTCTCtatccctttctctctctctctctctctctctctatttcacCCTCcctatctccctctctctctctctctttctccctctctctctctatttcacCCTCcctatctccctctctctctctctctttctccctctctctccccctctctctctctctctccccctctctctctctctctctatttcacCCTCcctatctccctctctctctctctttctccctctctcctcctctctctctctctctctctctccccctctctctctctctctctctatttcacCCTCcctatctccctctctctctctctctctttctccctctctctccctctctctctgtctccctctctctccctctctctctttctccctctctctccccctctctctctctctctccccctctctctctttctccctccctatttctctctcccctccctctttctctttctctctccctctctttctcccttcCTATCTctttctccgtctctctctccctctcttcctctccctctcttcctctccgtctctctctttctctttctctctctctctctctctctccctgcagGACATAGAGATGGTGTTCAGTAATATTCTGGAGGTTCACGAGTTGACGGCGAAGTTGTTGGGGCTGATTGAAGATGCGGTAGAGATGACAGAAGACGGGAGTCCTCACCCTCTTGTGGGCAGCTGCTTCGAAGACCTTgctgaggtgtgtgtgcgtgtgtgtgttacacagcgtttataatatttattctttataatgCAGTGTTAAACGGGTCAGTGGTGCAGCGTGCTGTTTGATAAGGTTATTAGCTCTCTGATCTCTGTCTCCGCCCACTTCCGTTTGTTTGACAGGTGAATGTAAATGTTAAGGAACAATTAGCAATTTATTCACAGCCTTCCCTGCAttccgctgtgtgtgtgtgtgtgtgtgtgtgtgtgtgtgtgtgtgtgtgtgtacaggaacAAGCCTTTGATCCCTACGAGACTCTCTCCCAGGACATCCTCTCCAAAGAGTTCCACGATCACTTCAGTAACCTCATGTCCCGGCCCACTGTGGCTCTGCACTTCCAGGTAAACactgctctctgattggctctcAGGCCTGTCCATCACGTGCCACACtgcccctccctccctcttaTTTGCTGCACTATGGTGCATGTGGGTAAACCTAGCTCTTTATAAATAACCTTACTGCcccgtgtgtgtctgtgtgtgtgtctgtgtgtgtgtctgtgtgtgtgtctgtgtgtgtgtctgtgtgtgtgtgtgtgtgtgtgtgagatgcttCCACTATTGCTAATCAATGCTTTTATGTGAATAGAAGATGTGCTTTAATTTCCTCTAAATGTGAGGTTTGTatgcaacaaacaaaaagtgtgtgtgtgtgtgtgtgtgtgtgtgtgtgtgtagtggattATTGATCATGAGGCGTATGATGGGGGTCTGTCTTATGGCCTGGTTAAATGGATactgtgatctctctctctctctcacacagacacacacacacacacacacactcccactcttatatacacacacacacacacacacacacacacagcccccaCCCCAGTCTCCTACTCATATTACTGTCCAGTCTACCAGATACAGATCAGTCTAaccctcttgtgtgtgtgtgtatgtgtctgtgtgtgtgtgtgcgcgcgtctgtctgtgtgtgtgtgtgtgtgttacagtcgATTGCTGAGGGTTTTAAGGAGGCTGTTCAGTATGTTCTTCCCCAGCTGATGATGATTCCTGTTTATCACTGCATGCACTACTTTGAACTGTTGCaggtgagtctctctctctttctctctctctctctctctctctcactcactcacttacacacacacacacacacagtttattatTTACTCCAATAAATCATATAGTTTTAGTCTTcaggtgcttttttttcttgtcgtTTAGTGACCCCATCATTATGTCATTCCATCATTCTGTTATTTTGTCCCTCCATCATTCTGTTGTCATTCTGACTCAGTGACGGTTGATGTTGTGATTTGCAGCAACTGCAGGAGCGGAGTAAAGACCACGATGACCGGGAGCACCTGAAACAGGCTCAGACCGCTCTGCTGAACCTTCAGAGCAGCATTGAGCGGATCTACAGCAAGCACCAGCCCCGCCGCAAACctgggtaacacacacacacacacacactatacactatagtACAGTATGACTGCTGCCGTGGTACCGGTTATGTTTGGGGGTATTACAGGTGTACTGTGCTGTAGCTGTAATGATGAGCCACGATTGGACGAGAACTTAATCTCTTATAAGTTTCAGTCTTTAACACAGTGTAAGTATCGATCTGTTCTCTGTGCAGACGGACTTCACTCAGGTGTGTCTGATACTCGCTGCACCGCAGTCAGCTCGTGGAGTTAGAGTTAGGGCAGGATTGGGGCTTTCTCCCCTTCATATTGTTTAACAAGAATGTTATcactgatgtaaacacacacacacacactatcctgAATGTTTAAACTAGCAGGACTAAccactaaaaataaatgttaaataaattaagtatgCATTTGAGTAGCTTCGGCGCCCCCTGGTGCCTGTGTCTTCAATTGTAATCATTTCATAAAGCAAGTTTTTGCTGTGTTGATTTGTGTATCTCACAGGTATATCTCTCTTGTTCTAcaccccccccacccaccccccgTCCCCACACCCCCAATCCCCCCGTCCCCCCATAGTGTGCCTCTGTATCGTGCGTACAGCCGACCCATTCGCAGCAAACATCTGGCCATAAGGCGCATGAACGAGATCCAGAGGAGCATCGACAGCTGGGAAGGCAAAGACATCGGTCAGTGCTGCAACCAGTTCATCCTGGAGGGGCCGCTGGTACGCGCTGGCGCCAAGCACGAACGCCACAACTTCCTGTTCGACGGCCTGATGATCAGCTGCAAGGCCAGTCAGAGCTCTCGCCTGCCGGGGACCGAATTCAGGCTGAAGGAGAAGTTCGTGCTGCGTAAGTTTCGTGTGGTGGACCGCGAGGACACGCCGGAGCTGCGCTTCGCCTTCGAGCTGGTGGGGCGCGAGGAGGCCGGTGTCGTGTTCTGCGCGCGCTCCGCCGAGGAGAAGAACACGTGGATGGCGGCGCTCTTGATGCTGCAGTCTCGATGTACGCTGGAGCGCATGCTGGACGCCGAGCTGCAGAAGGAGGAGCAGGAGCAGCCGCTGCGTCTGCCGTCTCTCGACCTGTACCGCTTCACCGTGCGCGACTCAGAGGAGAACATCGTGTTCGAGGAGCACATGCAGAGCAAAACCGGCATCCCCATCATCAAGGCAGGAACCGTGGACAAGCTGATCGAGAGACTTACCTACCACATGTACGCAGGTGAGCGGTCACCCTCAGCCTGTTATTAAATCGGTGTGGAGCATCAGCGCCCCCAGCTGGACACTACACAAACCGTCCCCATGTGGTTTTGGAGAAGagtccagtaaaaaaaaaaaaaaggggggtgtCGTACAGCAGCCAACTAATCAGCATCCAACTTTaagcttttttctgttttctgtttccaGACCCAAATTTTGTGCGCACTTTCCTGACGACTTATCGTTCCTTCTGCAAACCACAGGACCTCCTTACACTGCTTATAGAAAggtaaaccacacacacacacacacacacacacacacaaacacacaaagcagTGTTATGGTACTGACTCAAACACTCAGCAGATCATCAGAATGCTGGACAGAGTGATGAGGTAATTGGTGACATTTCCCATCATGCACCAGGTTTGAAATTCCTGAGCCTGAACAATCGGAGGCAGAGCTTGAATCGATGTGGAACGGGGACCAACCAATggcagccgagctccagagatTCCGCAGAGAATATGTGCAACCTGTCCAGctcaggtatacacacacacacacacacacacacacacagggtttaCATTTGCATGTATGTGTACtcatggcgtgtgtgtgtgtgtgtgtgtgtgtgtgtgtgtgtgtgtttagggtgcTGAATGTGTTCCGTCAGTGGGTGGAACATCATTTCTACGACTTTGAGAATGATCCGGAACTACGTACCAGACTGGAGGACTACATCACCAACCCGCTGCAGCTCAgaggtacaaacacacacacacacacaattgctCACAGGTATACTCATGCAcagtagttaaaaaaataaagatcagaagtacaaaataaaataacataagtTAAATACAACCGTTGTAATGATGATAAATAGGAATTAGTCCTTTAGTGCAAAAAGCTTCAAGTAAACATCTGTTTAAattatctgtaaataaatataaactgtattaACTGTGAAAATAGAATAGTCAACTATTTGACGTTATTCATAcgtttatgtgtgtgcacatgtgcagGAAAGTCCATGCGTAAGTGGGTGGAGTCTATCAATAAGATCATTAAGCGCAAAATGCAGACGCAACCAAACGGCATCAGTCATAGCATCACCTTCGAGACTCCGCTCCCACCCATCGAGTGGCACATCAGCCGACCAGGCCAGATCGAGACCTTTGACCTCATGACCCTTCACCCTATTGAGATCGCTCGCCAGCTCACGCTGCTGGAGTCTGACCTCTacaggtgagagagagtgagacagaagagagacaaagagagagacagccaATCAGGAGCAGTGACTGAGGATGGAGTGGGCAGTAAAGAaaccttctgtgtgtgtgtgtgtgtgtgtgtgtgtgtgcttgtacaCAGGGCCGTGCGTCCATCCGAGCTAGTGGGCAGTGTGTGGACTAAAGAGGATAAGGAGAAGAACTCGCCCAATCTGCTGAGGATGATCAGACACACCACCAACCTCACACTCTGGTTTGAGAAGTAAGTCACATGCTACACTGTTGCATCATGGGACACGTAGTTCAGACATCCTGTCTGTGACTGCCTCTTcaactctctctccctttctctccctcaGGTGTGTGGTGGAGGCGGAGAACGTGGAGGAGCGGGTGGCCGTGATGATCAGGATCATCGAGATCCTGCAGGTCTTTCAGGAGCTCAACAACTTTAACGGGGTTTTGGAGATCGTTAGCGCCATCAACTCTGTACCCGTGTATCGCCTGGAGCACACCTTTGAGGTGCCACACACATAGTTCCTGTTTATGATTTTAAGCTTTTATAAACCAACACTCCTTAGTTAATAAATgacttcctgtctctgtgtcagAGGTCAGAGGCATGGTTAGGGCACAATGTTACTCTTTTTCCCTAATTATTTTAGCtcagtttattaattaaatattatttcctGCTTCCGATCTGAACCACATAAGCTTGGgcttatatatatgtgtgtgtgtgtgtgtgtgtgtgtgtgtgtgtgtgtttaggctgtgccagagaggaaaaagaggATTCTGGAGGAGGCAGTGGAGCTGAGTCAggatcattttaaaaagtaccTGGCTAAACTCAAATCCATCAACCCACCCTGTGTACCTTTCTTTGGtaagactctgtgtgtgtgtgtatgtatgtagatgtgtgtgtgtgtgtgtgtgtgtgtgtgtgtgtgtgtgtgtatgtgtgtgttaggtgtctTCACAGCATTAGGAATATCTGACACTTTTACACAAAAAGAGAATCTGCGGCTTTTGTGTAAAAATCCTGACCGAGCCAAGGATTTACTGTTCCCACAATGACGGCactaaaactgtgtgtgtgtgtgtgtgtgtaggtatctACCTGACCAACATCCTAAAGACAGAGGAGGGGAATCCAGACTTCCTGAAGCGTCACGGTAAAGAGCTGATCAACTTCAGTAAGAGACGCAAAGTGGCCGAGATCACCGGCGAGATCCAGCAGTACCAGAACCAACCGTACTGCCTGCGGGTCGAGCAAGATATCAGGGTCCGGTTATGTCTCACACTCGCCCCTCACATACACCATCCCATTTAACATATTCTATAAAAATACCTGTACAGTGTGACCGCGTTATCCTACACACCAGAATCCCagtctaaagtgtgtgtgtgtgtgtgtgtgtgtgtgtgtgtgtgtgtgtgtgtgtgtgtgttacagaggtTCTTTGAGAACCTGAACCCCATGGGCAGTATGGCTGAGAAGGAGTTCACTGATTATCTGTTTAATAAATCTCATGAGATCGAGCCACGCAACAGCAAACAGCCTCCGCGATTCGTAAGTGactgacctgtctgtctgtctgtctgtctgtctgtctgtctgtctgtctcacctcatagtattaaaagtaaacatttaataaatatttaattactgCTATGTTTAATGGCATCcatcactgtctctctctctctaaacctcaccccccccacacacacacacacactccacagcCCAGGAAGACATCATACCCTCTGAAGTCCCCGGGGGTGCGTCCGGTGAGACAGGTGGGGGTTGGGGGTGTGATTCGGGGTCACCCCGCCCCGTTAGAGCGCGACCCGCTGCCCAAAATCACCTTTAGGAGCATCGCCGAGACCGAGACTGAGAGCATGACCTCACTGCCCACCTCCCCCAACACGCCCACCTCCCCCAACACGCCCACCCAGACGCCCCCGCCCTCCGCCTGCTCCGACCTCAACTCCGTCTTCATGGAGCACGAGCCGTGTGGTCAGTACGAGCAGTGACGTGCACGCCATACACAGTACACGCCTCCTGGTGGTTGAATTTATAGTATACTCCGCACATGTGGATGTGTGACACACCCATCACCTGTCAttcagcgcacacacacacacacacacacacacacattaaccaGACCTAAGTTGTGACGACAGACAGAAACCAGCGAGGAGGTTTTAGTGTTAAACTCTTTGTTGATTCTCTTTCATGTTGTAtttatgtgctgtgtgtgtgtgtgtgtgtgtgtgtgtgtgtgtgtgttttgtctctgTAGGTAACAGTGTTTTTGCCCCTGTCCTGCCCCCCTCCAGTGAGTATTACTTTCATGAGTGTGATGTATAACCCCAGGTGTTCTGTAAAAGCCTGAAATCTGTTACAGCCtggacaatgtgtgtgtgtgtgtgtgtgtgtgtgtgtgtgtgtgttgtagagtTTCACTCTGTCTCCTGTGGCAGTCTGCATCAGCTGGGTGAAGAGCCTCTGAAACCCCCACCACTGCCCCCCCGCAGGAAGGACATATCCTCAGAGAGCAGGgtaacacacgcgcacacacgcacacacacacacacacacacacacactagacattaaacacaatttattacattttatcattaaattaaGAGAAACTAGAAGTGTTAGTTTGTCCTGTGTAactaatgttttatgttttatgttttgtgtgtgtgtgtgtgtgtgtgtgtgtgtgtgtgtgtatagttgaGTTCCAAATCAGACGGCCCCCCAGCGATCCCTCCTCGGCTGAGAACGCCTCTTCCTTTCCCTACGCTTCCTCGTTTCTCACGTGGCGTCAGCGAGCAGACAGACGGTTCTTCGAGCCCCCCGCCCCCTCCGCCCCCACGTGACCCCATCCCGGAAGTGATGCCCCCTATACCTCAACGCCCCCCTGAGAGC
Protein-coding regions in this window:
- the sos2 gene encoding son of sevenless homolog 2, whose product is MQQPGYDFSSEENSSKWRGLFVQALRKVQLQVHPNLSAKEDALQHIEELILQLLNMLCVSQPRTVPDVEERIQKTFPYPIDKWAMADAQSAIEKRKRRNPLLLPVDKIHPLLKEVLGYKIDYHVSLYIVAVLEYISADILKLAGNYVGNIRHYEISQQDIKVSMCADKVLMDMFDQEEVGLVSQCAEEDSSTGELTYDDLVRLEMAEERQYLRELDLIIKVFRRAFLSSSKLFSPQDIEMVFSNILEVHELTAKLLGLIEDAVEMTEDGSPHPLVGSCFEDLAEEQAFDPYETLSQDILSKEFHDHFSNLMSRPTVALHFQSIAEGFKEAVQYVLPQLMMIPVYHCMHYFELLQQLQERSKDHDDREHLKQAQTALLNLQSSIERIYSKHQPRRKPGVPLYRAYSRPIRSKHLAIRRMNEIQRSIDSWEGKDIGQCCNQFILEGPLVRAGAKHERHNFLFDGLMISCKASQSSRLPGTEFRLKEKFVLRKFRVVDREDTPELRFAFELVGREEAGVVFCARSAEEKNTWMAALLMLQSRCTLERMLDAELQKEEQEQPLRLPSLDLYRFTVRDSEENIVFEEHMQSKTGIPIIKAGTVDKLIERLTYHMYADPNFVRTFLTTYRSFCKPQDLLTLLIERFEIPEPEQSEAELESMWNGDQPMAAELQRFRREYVQPVQLRVLNVFRQWVEHHFYDFENDPELRTRLEDYITNPLQLRGKSMRKWVESINKIIKRKMQTQPNGISHSITFETPLPPIEWHISRPGQIETFDLMTLHPIEIARQLTLLESDLYRAVRPSELVGSVWTKEDKEKNSPNLLRMIRHTTNLTLWFEKCVVEAENVEERVAVMIRIIEILQVFQELNNFNGVLEIVSAINSVPVYRLEHTFEAVPERKKRILEEAVELSQDHFKKYLAKLKSINPPCVPFFGIYLTNILKTEEGNPDFLKRHGKELINFSKRRKVAEITGEIQQYQNQPYCLRVEQDIRRFFENLNPMGSMAEKEFTDYLFNKSHEIEPRNSKQPPRFPRKTSYPLKSPGVRPVRQVGVGGVIRGHPAPLERDPLPKITFRSIAETETESMTSLPTSPNTPTSPNTPTQTPPPSACSDLNSVFMEHEPCGNSVFAPVLPPSKFHSVSCGSLHQLGEEPLKPPPLPPRRKDISSESRLSSKSDGPPAIPPRLRTPLPFPTLPRFSRGVSEQTDGSSSPPPPPPPRDPIPEVMPPIPQRPPESFINCPMNPAVSPVGRIHWDYSPSSPCTPPGTPSPRLPLPTPGTPSPRVPRRLCPSPGPVPPSLCRLPPPIPPRHNSTPLGLPLPKLPPKTYKRELSHSAHTLSPPSIHTLSDSSQ